One Citrobacter amalonaticus genomic window carries:
- a CDS encoding MltR family transcriptional regulator, producing MTTLTEDDVLEQLDAQNNLLSFMTTAHSILLQGIKRFLPSLFVDNDEEIVEYAVKPLLAQSGPLDDIDVALRLIYALGKMDKWLYADITHFSQFYQYVSERDEIPGFADDITWDFISNVNSITRNTTLYSALESMKFADFAAWSEVRFSGMVKTAMTLAVTSILKELTP from the coding sequence ATGACGACGCTGACAGAAGACGATGTGCTGGAGCAACTGGATGCTCAAAATAACTTACTTTCGTTTATGACGACGGCACATTCCATTTTGCTACAAGGCATTAAGCGCTTTCTGCCGTCGCTATTTGTCGATAACGATGAAGAGATTGTGGAATATGCAGTGAAGCCGTTACTTGCCCAGAGTGGGCCGCTTGATGATATTGACGTTGCGCTACGCCTGATCTATGCGCTGGGAAAAATGGACAAATGGCTTTATGCCGACATTACGCATTTTTCGCAGTTTTATCAGTACGTCAGTGAACGGGATGAGATCCCGGGATTTGCCGATGACATCACCTGGGATTTTATCAGCAACGTCAACAGTATCACCCGAAATACGACCTTATATAGCGCGCTGGAGTCGATGAAATTTGCCGACTTTGCAGCGTGGTCTGAGGTGCGTTTTTCCGGAATGGTCAAGACGGCAATGACGCTGGCGGTGACGTCAATTTTGAAGGAATTAACACCGTGA